The window GGTGTGCAGTCCACGACACGCCGCGGCAATGGCGCAAGTGGCTACCAGCGGCGGAGTTCTGGTACAATTCGGCACATCACGCCTCCCTGAATTGCTCTCCCTTCAAGGCGCTGTACGGCAGAGAGCCCAACCTGGGGGGTTTACCACACCTGAGCGTCGCGCTCCCCAGCGACGCGGCATCCGACGACCTGGACTGGACTGCACACACGGACCTGCTGCGCGCACAGCTGGCGCGTGCCCAAGCTCGCTTTAAGAAATAAGCGGATCGACACCGAGCAGAACAAGCCTTCGACATTGGCGAACAAGTCCTTCTCAAGCTGCAGCCATATGCACAGTCCTCTGTCGCCAATCGCCCCTGCAAGAAGCTCGCCTACAAGTTCTTCGGTCCCTTCTTGGTGACAGAACACATTGGCACGCTGGCGTATCGACCGCAACTTCCCCCAAACAGCAGCATCCACCCGgtattccacgtctctcaattgaaGCCATTTACTCCTGACTATACTCCGGTGTTCTCTGAACTGCCACGAGTACCGGACCTCGCCGGAGAGCAAACCGAACCAGTGACAATTCTACAATGGCGCATGATGAAGAAAGGGGATGCCCCGGTGGTGCAACTGCAAGTTCAATGGGCAAACATGCCACCATCGGCTACAACCTGGGAAGACTACGACGTCCTTCGTCATCGGTACCCATCCGCTTGCATCTGGGAGGAGTCTGCATCGCAAGAGGGAGGCAATGTCACGCCTGCAAATGCTGCTAATGCACCTGCAGCGGACTAACAAGTGCAGTTCAGTTATAACCTGCAACCCACTGTTGGGCTTGGGTCGAGTGCGTGTGTGGGTTTGTGATTAGGCTGCGGCCTTGTAAGGGTGGCCCAGTGGGGCAGCTACATATGTACGGCTCACAAGACGAATGAGGCAGCGAGTGTTGATCGAGTCCTCCTTTCCCCCTTCTCCAAGCCTCTCACCTACTCTGCTCTTTCCTCCCTCATCATCAATTCTAGATCGGGATCCGCCTGGGCATTACAGTTGGTACTCATCACACGATTCAAATCttcggcaaaaaaaacaaaaaaaacgattcaaattGATATACGGTTTCTAAGAAAACGGGGCGCTTGGTGGGACGAAGTCAAGGCAAAAAGGTGAACTGCACGCTCAAGCGACCACAACAACCTCCTCCATTTGGTCTTTGCACATCACACAAGATTAGAAGAGGCTACACAGCGTAAGCCATGAGGTCTTTATCTGAACAACGAAACACAGCGGAGCACATAAGCAGAGTTCGTGTTATATCTCCCTCTTGTTCGTGTTCGTGCCCTATCGAGTGCTTGAATTTCTTATACAGACaagtcttcactaaggaatttcccgaGAGCATAACCTTTATTCACGATGGCGCTAGCGTCCACGGTCCACTATTCCTATATGTATCTCAGCAACGGAGCTCACATCCTGCTCTTCTTCACAGGGCCAAGCTCCTTGGCCTTGGCCCTCAGCTCGTGCTTCTTGATCTTCCCCGTCGCCGTCTTGGGCAACGGCCCGAAGACGACCGACTTCGGGACCCAGTAGCCCGGCATCCTTTCCCGGCAGAACCTCATGATGTCGTTCGCCAGCGCCACCTCGTCGGAGCCACCGGCCCCTTCCTTGAGGGTAACGAAGGCACAGGGCGACTCCCCCCAGCGCTCGTCGGCCCTGGCGACCACCGAGGCCTCCAGGACCGCCGGGTGCATGTACACCACCTTCTCCACCTCCAGGGTGCTGATGTTCTCCCCGCCGGAGATGATGATGTCCTTCATCCGGTCCTTGACTTCGATGTACCCGTCGGGGTGCTTCACGCCGAGGTCGCCGGAGTGGTACCAGCCGTGCGCGAACGCCTCCGCGTTGGCCTTGGGGTTCTTCAGGTACCCCTTCATCACGGCGTTGCCCCTCATCACGATCTCCCCGTAGGACTTGCCGTCGGCCGGGACGGGGACCATCGTCTTCGGATCAACCACGTCCAGGCCTTCCAGCGCGGTGTACCTGATGCCCTGCCGGCAGTGCAGACGGGAGCGCTCCTCCAGCGGCAGGTCGTCCCACTCGGGCTTCCACACGCACAAGGTCGACGGGCCATAAGTCTCAGACAGACCGTAAGTGTGGGTGACACGGAAACCTCGGATAGAGAGCGCCGCAAGAAGCGACGGTGTCGGGGCGGCTCCGGCCAGCATTACATTGACCACACGGGGGAGTGGCAGGAAGGTCTCGCTTGCAGGAGCGTTGATGAGGTTGTTCATGACGACCGGCGCAGCGCAGAAATGTGTCACTCCTTGTTTTGCAATTCCAGTGTATATAGCCTTTGTGCTCACCTGCACAAGCACAATGGGTCTTGAGAATCAAACTTGACAGGTAGCATCATAGGAATGAATGTATTGCACAGTTGTTTTTCTTGTGCCTTTTTTACTCTTGCAAGTGATATTCATGTTACTTAGTATTAGAAGGCTGAAATAAAGTTCGCATAATTGGATAACACATTTGGTACCAGAAATGCATTCTAGAACAGTCTAAAATATCAACGGGTGAGAGATGATGTACTCCATTCTTGCTACATACTCCTCCCAGCAGGTGGCTTTTTTGGGTGTGTCGGATGCAATTTTGTATCTGTGCAACTTGGCAGTTCTACCATAACTTGCATTTAATAATTGGCAACAATGAGTAAGGAGTGCATTCCAATAACATAACCTCTATTATTAGCTCAGCCAGCATTAACATAGCATTCATCAAAATTAGCTCAATTTGCAGACATTACAAAGCTAATTTAAGCAGCTGCCAATGATAGAACAGATCTTTAACGTACCTGACGAAGACATATGCTGGTTCCGCAGAAGGCAGCCAACGCCCAGGTGTAACACCAACCATTACAATGGAACATAGGCAAAGTCCACAGATAAACAGCCCCTTCAGGCATTCCCCACACCATAGCAACACTGAGCGCCATGAGGTAGGCCCCACGGTGGTGCAACACGACACC is drawn from Triticum dicoccoides isolate Atlit2015 ecotype Zavitan chromosome 4A, WEW_v2.0, whole genome shotgun sequence and contains these coding sequences:
- the LOC119285478 gene encoding acetate/butyrate--CoA ligase AAE7, peroxisomal-like; amino-acid sequence: MGSEGPGHGFGSGAAERDIDDLPRNDANYTALTPLWFLERAALAQPDRASVVHGPVRYTWAETYRRCRRLASALARRSVGHGCTVAVIAPNVPAVYEAHFGVPMSGAVVNCVNIRLNAETIAFLLDHSVAEVVMVDQEFFTLAEESLKIVSEKKKQNFQPPILIVIGDPTCEPKSLQYALGQGAIEYEEFLKTGDPEFNWKPPKDEWQSIALGYTSGTTSSPKGVVLHHRGAYLMALSVAMVWGMPEGAVYLWTLPMFHCNGWCYTWALAAFCGTSICLRQVSTKAIYTGIAKQGVTHFCAAPVVMNNLINAPASETFLPLPRVVNVMLAGAAPTPSLLAALSIRGFRVTHTYGLSETYGPSTLCVWKPEWDDLPLEERSRLHCRQGIRYTALEGLDVVDPKTMVPVPADGKSYGEIVMRGNAVMKGYLKNPKANAEAFAHGWYHSGDLGVKHPDGYIEVKDRMKDIIISGGENISTLEVEKVVYMHPAVLEASVVARADERWGESPCAFVTLKEGAGGSDEVALANDIMRFCRERMPGYWVPKSVVFGPLPKTATGKIKKHELRAKAKELGPVKKSRM